A window of the bacterium genome harbors these coding sequences:
- a CDS encoding ATP-dependent Clp protease ATP-binding subunit encodes MWQRFTERVRKIIRYAQDEAQRLGDSYVGTEHLLLAITRDADCVAARVLERMGVNLARLRAEIERELKANPFAIRPLPPEEVMPSHKVSKVMELAYDEARQMGASYVGTEHILLGLIREGEGMGAIILRRMGIDLEKARREVVEHLREEGLNLGTSTLRRPRTRTPTLDEFGRDLTQLARERKLDPVIGREKEIERVIQILTRRTKNNPVLVGEPGVGKTAIVEGLAQEIARGDVPDILKDKRIVSLDLGSLVAGTKYRGEFEERMKRVLDEVRRSQKEVILFIDELHTLVGAGAAEGAIDASSILKPALSKGEIQCIGTATLDDYRKYVEKDPALERRFQPVKVEEPSVEMTIEILKGLRRRYEEHHMVQITDEAIEAAVRLSKRYITDRYLPDKAIDLMDEAASRVKLRASLPPEKIRALKEELERIEEEKESVATTLDYDRLQRLKEREEELKLKLRELEREWEEERSKIELVVTDEDIAKVVSIWTGIPVSRLVETERERLQRMEEILSQRIIGQEEAIRTVSRAIRRARSGIKDPRRPIASFIFVGPTGVGKTETAKALAEFLFDNEDAMVRLDMSEYMERFNVSRLIGAPPGYVGYEEGGQLTEAVRRRPYTVVLLDEIEKAHPDVFNILMQVMEDGRLTDSQGRVVDFKNTIIIMTSNIGTKDASSRRRIGFTSDLRDYYYEETREALLERVKSTFRPEFLNRVDEIVFFKDLSFEEIKRIVDLFIKRINEQLAEHSLKLEITDGVREKLAKEGFDPAFGARPLRRTIQRYIEDPLSEHILRGEFKEGDTILVDVDEEGKVLFLRKGEPVGAVSGKEG; translated from the coding sequence ATGTGGCAAAGGTTCACGGAAAGAGTTAGAAAAATCATCCGCTACGCCCAAGACGAGGCGCAGAGGTTAGGGGATTCTTATGTGGGGACGGAGCACCTGCTCCTGGCGATAACGAGGGATGCGGATTGTGTGGCGGCGAGAGTATTAGAGAGGATGGGTGTGAATTTGGCTCGTCTGCGTGCGGAGATTGAACGCGAATTGAAAGCTAATCCCTTCGCGATACGCCCCCTTCCTCCGGAGGAAGTGATGCCTTCTCACAAGGTAAGCAAGGTTATGGAGTTGGCTTACGATGAGGCGCGCCAGATGGGAGCTTCCTATGTAGGAACAGAGCATATCCTTTTAGGATTAATAAGGGAAGGAGAAGGGATGGGGGCGATAATTTTAAGAAGAATGGGTATAGATTTGGAGAAAGCTAGGAGGGAAGTAGTTGAGCACCTTCGGGAGGAAGGGCTTAACTTAGGGACCTCCACTTTAAGACGACCCCGGACACGCACTCCTACATTGGATGAATTCGGCAGGGATTTAACCCAGCTTGCGAGGGAACGTAAGCTTGACCCTGTTATCGGGAGGGAAAAGGAAATAGAGAGGGTAATTCAGATACTAACGAGGCGCACGAAGAACAACCCCGTTTTGGTGGGTGAGCCTGGCGTGGGGAAGACGGCTATAGTTGAGGGGTTGGCACAGGAGATTGCCCGCGGGGATGTTCCCGATATACTGAAAGACAAAAGGATAGTGAGCTTGGATTTAGGAAGTTTGGTGGCGGGGACGAAGTATAGGGGAGAATTTGAGGAGAGGATGAAGAGAGTTTTGGACGAGGTTCGGAGAAGCCAAAAAGAGGTGATATTATTCATTGACGAACTACATACCCTTGTGGGAGCTGGTGCAGCTGAAGGGGCGATAGATGCCTCCAGTATTTTAAAGCCCGCTCTTTCCAAGGGAGAGATACAGTGCATAGGGACGGCTACTCTTGACGATTATCGCAAATATGTGGAGAAAGACCCCGCTTTGGAGAGACGCTTCCAGCCCGTGAAAGTGGAAGAGCCAAGCGTAGAGATGACGATTGAGATTCTTAAGGGGTTGAGACGTCGCTATGAGGAACATCATATGGTTCAGATAACGGATGAAGCGATTGAGGCGGCTGTCCGACTCTCCAAACGCTACATCACTGATAGATATCTCCCCGATAAAGCCATAGACCTTATGGATGAAGCCGCTTCCCGAGTGAAGCTCAGGGCTTCTCTCCCGCCAGAGAAGATAAGAGCTTTAAAGGAGGAGCTGGAGCGTATTGAGGAAGAGAAGGAAAGCGTCGCTACGACCCTTGATTATGATAGATTGCAAAGGTTAAAGGAAAGGGAAGAGGAACTCAAGCTGAAGCTGAGGGAGTTGGAAAGGGAATGGGAGGAAGAAAGGAGCAAGATAGAACTCGTTGTAACGGATGAGGATATAGCGAAGGTTGTGTCAATATGGACGGGCATACCGGTCTCCCGCCTCGTTGAAACTGAGAGGGAGCGTCTCCAGAGGATGGAGGAGATACTGAGCCAGAGGATTATTGGGCAGGAGGAAGCGATAAGAACCGTGAGCAGGGCGATAAGGCGAGCCCGCTCAGGGATTAAAGACCCTCGCAGACCAATCGCCTCCTTCATTTTCGTGGGACCGACTGGGGTAGGGAAGACCGAGACCGCAAAGGCGCTCGCCGAGTTCCTGTTTGACAACGAGGATGCTATGGTTCGCCTTGATATGTCCGAGTATATGGAAAGATTCAATGTCTCACGCTTGATTGGTGCGCCTCCTGGTTATGTGGGCTATGAAGAAGGAGGACAATTAACTGAGGCAGTGAGGAGACGCCCTTATACAGTTGTCCTCTTAGACGAGATAGAAAAAGCTCATCCCGATGTATTCAACATCCTTATGCAGGTTATGGAGGACGGAAGGCTCACCGATTCACAAGGGAGAGTGGTTGATTTCAAAAACACCATAATAATAATGACTTCAAATATAGGAACGAAAGATGCATCATCAAGGAGGAGAATAGGTTTCACCTCCGATTTGAGAGATTACTACTATGAGGAAACAAGGGAAGCGTTGCTTGAGCGTGTCAAGAGCACCTTCCGTCCCGAATTCCTCAATCGCGTTGATGAGATAGTGTTCTTCAAGGACCTTTCCTTTGAGGAGATAAAAAGGATAGTGGACCTATTTATCAAGAGGATAAACGAGCAATTAGCAGAGCATTCCCTTAAGTTGGAGATAACCGATGGGGTGAGGGAGAAGCTCGCTAAAGAAGGTTTCGACCCTGCTTTCGGAGCAAGACCCCTTCGCAGGACGATTCAGAGATACATAGAAGACCCCCTTTCCGAGCACATCTTGAGGGGAGAATTCAAGGAAGGAGATACAATCCTCGTGGATGTTGATGAGGAAGGGAAGGTCCTGTTTCTCCGCAAAGGGGAACCCGTCGGAGCGGTGAGCGGGAAAGAAGGATAG
- the radA gene encoding DNA repair protein RadA, with amino-acid sequence MPREKVRYRCSRCGYESEQWMGRCPECGEFGTLEKLEIREEREKRECPRLAPLKQVEIAKDERFSTGGEEMDRVLGGGIVRGAVILLGGEPGIGKSTLLLQVASKLCERGNVLYVSGEESPSQIKLRASRLNINEEKLLLLAETDVESIVESILSLKPEAVIIDSIQTIYHPEIESPPGTVSQVRECAFRLINLVKTLGIPLFLVGHITKEGTLAGPKTLEHMVDCVLYLEGDGVHPWRILRATKNRFGSTNEVAMFEMREEGMVEVKNPSLELLAERDKHAVGSVVTAIMEGSRPLLHEVQALVTYSPFPQPRRMAQGVDYNRFVIMVAVLEKKLGLKLYQQDVLVNVVGGIRIDEPAADLAMAMAIFSSAKSQPLPPDLIVFGEVGLGGEIRSVPWAQSRLEEAERLGFTKALIPRHNLKKISPPQDLKILGVSNLKEAVGILQGGEEW; translated from the coding sequence ATGCCTCGGGAGAAGGTCCGCTACCGTTGCTCTCGCTGTGGCTACGAGAGCGAACAATGGATGGGTAGATGCCCCGAATGCGGCGAGTTCGGCACCCTTGAAAAGCTGGAAATAAGGGAAGAAAGAGAAAAGAGAGAATGTCCCCGCTTAGCCCCCCTTAAGCAGGTGGAAATAGCCAAAGATGAGAGGTTCTCAACGGGTGGAGAGGAAATGGATAGGGTATTGGGTGGTGGGATTGTAAGAGGGGCAGTGATTCTACTTGGAGGCGAGCCGGGCATAGGCAAATCCACCCTCCTTTTACAAGTCGCCTCCAAGCTCTGCGAAAGGGGAAACGTCCTCTATGTATCAGGGGAGGAAAGCCCATCCCAGATAAAGCTGAGGGCATCTCGCTTGAATATCAACGAGGAAAAGCTCCTCTTGCTTGCGGAGACGGATGTTGAATCCATAGTGGAGAGCATCCTCTCCCTTAAACCAGAAGCGGTTATCATAGATTCAATCCAGACAATTTATCATCCCGAAATAGAATCTCCTCCGGGAACCGTTAGCCAGGTTAGAGAATGCGCCTTCCGCTTGATAAATCTCGTTAAGACCCTTGGCATTCCCCTCTTCTTGGTTGGTCATATCACGAAGGAAGGCACCCTCGCCGGTCCCAAGACATTGGAACATATGGTGGATTGCGTCCTCTACCTCGAAGGGGATGGAGTTCACCCTTGGAGGATATTGAGGGCAACTAAGAATCGTTTCGGTTCAACGAACGAGGTGGCTATGTTTGAGATGAGGGAAGAGGGAATGGTGGAGGTTAAAAATCCCTCCCTTGAGCTCTTAGCGGAGAGGGATAAGCACGCTGTTGGCTCAGTAGTTACGGCGATTATGGAGGGAAGCCGTCCCCTCCTTCACGAAGTTCAAGCCCTTGTAACCTATTCGCCTTTCCCCCAGCCGAGAAGGATGGCGCAGGGAGTGGACTATAATAGATTCGTCATAATGGTAGCGGTTTTAGAGAAGAAGCTCGGCTTGAAGCTCTACCAACAAGATGTGCTAGTTAATGTGGTAGGAGGGATAAGGATTGATGAGCCGGCAGCTGATTTGGCAATGGCTATGGCTATATTCAGCAGCGCGAAGAGTCAGCCTCTACCGCCAGACCTTATCGTTTTCGGAGAAGTAGGGCTTGGCGGGGAGATAAGGAGCGTCCCCTGGGCGCAAAGCAGATTGGAGGAGGCGGAAAGATTGGGCTTCACCAAAGCCCTCATTCCCAGACATAATCTCAAGAAAATAAGCCCACCCCAGGATTTGAAAATCCTCGGGGTGAGCAATCTTAAAGAAGCAGTAGGCATCCTGCAAGGAGGCGAAGAATGGTAG
- a CDS encoding 4Fe-4S dicluster domain-containing protein: protein MVDKLKELVKSLLSEEKVDVVIAYGQGSFPFRSIPIFIEKAEDVDKMVFNSFCYHNLAKYIPQERDKKIGIVALGCTGRSLSILLQERQIDRENLYIIGVACPGMIDFNKLASKANLRLVREIREEGEELIIEPQGIRLPRKAFLYKSCAVCPYPTPLLYDELLGEKREGQLAFPDVEEMEKLSLEERKNYLDERFALCIRCFACRLSCPSCYCKECFAESLLPRFVSHQITTEDNRLFHLNRAMHLAGRCVSCGECLRACPLDIPMFDLHRKLEKSVYELYQYVSGMDPSQPPLLATYSPEDPDLEGE from the coding sequence ATGGTAGATAAGTTAAAGGAACTTGTAAAGTCCCTTTTGAGCGAAGAGAAAGTTGATGTCGTCATCGCCTATGGGCAAGGTTCTTTCCCCTTCCGCTCTATTCCTATCTTCATAGAGAAAGCGGAGGATGTGGATAAAATGGTCTTTAATTCCTTCTGCTATCATAATCTCGCGAAGTATATTCCTCAGGAGAGGGATAAAAAAATCGGCATAGTAGCCCTCGGTTGCACGGGAAGAAGCCTCTCTATCCTGCTTCAAGAGAGGCAGATAGATAGGGAAAATCTATATATCATAGGTGTGGCTTGCCCAGGGATGATAGATTTCAATAAGCTCGCATCAAAGGCGAATCTCAGGCTCGTGAGGGAAATAAGAGAAGAAGGGGAGGAATTGATAATTGAACCTCAGGGTATAAGGTTGCCCCGAAAGGCTTTCCTTTACAAGTCCTGCGCGGTTTGCCCTTATCCCACTCCCCTCCTCTATGACGAGCTCCTCGGTGAGAAAAGGGAAGGACAACTCGCTTTTCCCGATGTTGAGGAGATGGAAAAGCTCTCTTTGGAGGAACGCAAGAATTATCTTGATGAAAGATTCGCCCTTTGCATTCGCTGTTTCGCCTGCAGGCTATCCTGTCCTTCCTGCTATTGTAAGGAATGCTTCGCGGAAAGCCTCCTTCCTCGCTTTGTCTCCCATCAAATAACCACCGAGGATAATCGTCTCTTCCATCTCAACAGGGCTATGCATCTCGCAGGGCGTTGCGTTTCCTGCGGGGAATGCCTGCGAGCCTGCCCCCTAGATATCCCGATGTTTGACCTCCATAGGAAGTTGGAGAAATCGGTTTACGAGTTGTATCAATATGTCTCTGGGATGGACCCATCTCAACCTCCCCTCTTAGCAACCTATTCACCTGAAGACCCCGACCTGGAAGGAGAGTAA
- a CDS encoding 4Fe-4S dicluster domain-containing protein, whose translation MNKIYFAREDDIKRFLQNLKEKMTVIAPRKWGDVVVYAQIENPDEWVREGLPVRPLKEWFFPASEHLFYFRDGKIVEPKNQDEPFLIWGARMCDIASLKLLDKVFNSVYKDPYYIRKRELATIVLLRCREPMWGCFCKEMGITEEGADVILTPLEDGFLLEIGSEKGEGLLGRAGMEFENCEDRIEKRNGFIRRFEESFDELYDKQGVYDFLKRAWEHSIWEEFARRCLGCGICTFLCPTCHCFDIEDENLSLQVGARFRCWDTCQFSLFTLQTSGHNPRPTKKERVRQRFMHKLAYCPERYSETFCTGCGRCVRLCPVNIDIREVLKLPTTQGVTPTGQP comes from the coding sequence ATGAACAAAATCTATTTCGCCAGAGAGGACGATATTAAAAGATTTTTGCAAAACTTAAAGGAAAAAATGACGGTTATCGCTCCCCGAAAGTGGGGCGATGTGGTAGTATACGCCCAGATTGAAAATCCTGATGAGTGGGTAAGGGAAGGATTACCGGTGCGTCCCCTAAAGGAATGGTTCTTCCCTGCTTCTGAGCACCTCTTCTATTTCCGAGATGGCAAGATTGTGGAACCTAAAAATCAGGATGAGCCCTTCCTCATCTGGGGAGCGAGGATGTGCGATATAGCCAGCTTAAAACTCCTTGATAAAGTCTTCAATAGCGTCTATAAAGACCCCTACTATATCAGGAAAAGAGAGCTCGCTACGATAGTTCTCCTCCGTTGTCGTGAACCGATGTGGGGTTGCTTCTGCAAGGAAATGGGAATAACGGAGGAAGGCGCGGATGTGATTCTCACTCCCTTAGAGGATGGATTCCTCCTTGAGATAGGCTCGGAGAAGGGAGAGGGACTCTTGGGGAGAGCGGGAATGGAATTTGAGAACTGCGAGGATAGAATAGAGAAGAGGAATGGATTCATCAGGAGATTTGAGGAGTCATTTGATGAGCTATATGATAAGCAAGGGGTATATGATTTTTTGAAAAGGGCTTGGGAGCATTCCATCTGGGAGGAATTTGCGAGGAGATGTTTGGGGTGCGGCATCTGCACATTCCTATGCCCAACCTGCCACTGCTTTGACATTGAGGATGAGAATCTCTCTCTTCAAGTGGGCGCTCGCTTCCGATGTTGGGATACCTGTCAATTCTCCCTCTTCACCCTCCAAACCTCAGGGCATAATCCTCGTCCTACTAAAAAGGAGAGGGTAAGGCAAAGATTTATGCATAAGCTCGCTTACTGTCCCGAGAGATATTCGGAGACATTCTGCACGGGTTGCGGTAGGTGCGTCAGGCTTTGTCCTGTGAACATAGATATAAGGGAAGTTTTGAAGCTTCCAACTACCCAAGGGGTGACTCCTACTGGTCAACCTTAG
- a CDS encoding thymidine phosphorylase: MVNLRAREIIRRKRDGLNLSGDEIGWFVEAFLKGEVGEGEMSAFLMAVFLRGMDREETYHLTMAMAYSGEILDLSQIEGIKVDKHSTGGVGDKVTLIFAPLVASAGLIVPKLSGRALGHTGGTIDKLEAIPGFRASLSRAEFLSQLKRIGLAVSAQTEELAPADKYIYSLRNRIACVESLPLIVSSIMSKKIAGGADVIIVDVKSGRGAFMSGEEARKLAEELVAVGEMAGKKVSAEITPMDQPLGYAVGRALEVKEAIEVLKGNGPEDVRDVCLSLAGLAFWRAGISNCREEGKRKAQELLENGRALEKFAKWMEAQGANPRIIDDFTLLPSADSKPFFADKRGIVEGIDCKRLGEISHILDVHPGGGIILRKKLGDDVKEGEELALLFGEEPNLSKAWEEMKGVFLIE; the protein is encoded by the coding sequence CTGGTCAACCTTAGGGCAAGGGAGATAATCAGAAGGAAAAGGGATGGGTTAAATTTAAGCGGTGATGAAATAGGGTGGTTTGTTGAAGCTTTCTTAAAAGGGGAGGTTGGGGAAGGCGAAATGTCTGCGTTTTTGATGGCTGTTTTCCTCAGGGGGATGGATAGGGAGGAGACCTATCATCTCACTATGGCGATGGCTTACTCGGGTGAAATCCTTGACCTCTCACAAATTGAGGGAATTAAAGTTGATAAGCATTCAACAGGCGGAGTTGGTGATAAGGTTACGCTGATTTTTGCTCCTTTGGTGGCTTCAGCTGGTCTCATCGTCCCAAAGCTTTCCGGAAGGGCTTTGGGTCATACCGGCGGGACAATTGATAAATTGGAGGCTATACCGGGCTTCAGGGCTTCGTTAAGTAGAGCGGAATTCCTCTCTCAATTGAAGAGGATTGGATTGGCTGTATCGGCGCAGACGGAGGAACTTGCTCCCGCTGATAAATACATTTACTCCTTGAGAAACAGGATTGCCTGTGTGGAAAGCCTTCCCCTCATCGTCTCAAGCATTATGTCAAAGAAGATAGCGGGCGGCGCGGATGTGATTATCGTTGATGTGAAATCAGGCAGAGGAGCATTTATGAGTGGGGAGGAGGCGAGGAAATTGGCTGAGGAGTTGGTCGCGGTGGGGGAGATGGCGGGGAAGAAGGTATCCGCTGAGATAACGCCAATGGACCAGCCGCTTGGCTATGCGGTGGGTAGGGCTTTGGAGGTAAAGGAAGCGATTGAGGTTTTAAAAGGGAATGGACCGGAGGATGTTAGGGATGTTTGCCTTTCACTCGCTGGGTTGGCTTTCTGGAGGGCGGGGATATCCAATTGCCGAGAGGAAGGGAAGAGAAAAGCTCAGGAGCTGTTGGAAAACGGAAGGGCATTGGAGAAGTTTGCCAAATGGATGGAAGCGCAGGGGGCGAATCCGAGGATAATTGACGATTTCACCCTTTTGCCATCGGCGGATAGCAAACCCTTCTTTGCAGATAAAAGGGGAATAGTTGAAGGGATAGATTGCAAAAGATTGGGCGAGATATCGCATATCCTTGATGTTCATCCGGGAGGAGGGATAATTTTGAGGAAAAAATTAGGGGATGATGTAAAGGAAGGAGAAGAATTGGCGCTTTTATTCGGGGAGGAACCCAACCTAAGCAAGGCTTGGGAGGAGATGAAAGGCGTATTCCTCATTGAATAA
- a CDS encoding fructose-bisphosphate aldolase (catalyzes the reversible formation of fructose 1,6-bisphosphate from glycerone phosphate and D-glyceraldehyde 3-phosphate): protein MIGKEIRMARLFKSQTKRCVLLTLDHGICIKPMKGIEDPKRVVRIAIEGGADAVLVTPGIAKLVYREMAGNISFMLRLDGTATSIGPDLTNDRLISSVEQALRFGADAVATFGVIGVPREAELTEKNGKVSELCDLWGMPLMIEMIPADILTHQFETRAGREWPKDPEVIKFSARVAAEVGADIVKGYYTGDKESFKEVVKYCPVPYMVLSGPASDDPEVLLKVVRDAMDCGAGGVSMGRNIWEAKEPVALLRAISRIVHDDVSVETAMKELR, encoded by the coding sequence ATGATAGGAAAAGAGATTAGAATGGCAAGGTTATTCAAGTCTCAAACAAAAAGATGCGTTCTCCTCACCTTGGACCATGGGATATGCATCAAGCCGATGAAGGGGATAGAGGACCCTAAGAGGGTGGTGAGAATCGCCATTGAGGGAGGAGCGGACGCCGTTTTGGTCACTCCCGGCATTGCCAAGCTTGTTTACAGGGAAATGGCGGGTAATATCTCATTTATGCTGAGGTTGGATGGAACAGCCACCTCAATAGGACCTGATTTAACCAATGACCGCCTGATTTCCTCCGTTGAACAGGCTCTGAGATTCGGCGCCGATGCGGTGGCTACATTCGGCGTTATAGGCGTTCCGAGGGAAGCGGAGCTGACGGAGAAAAACGGCAAGGTGAGCGAGCTCTGCGACCTTTGGGGAATGCCCCTTATGATTGAGATGATACCTGCGGATATCTTAACTCATCAATTTGAGACGAGGGCGGGGAGGGAATGGCCGAAGGACCCGGAGGTAATAAAGTTCTCCGCTCGGGTAGCTGCTGAGGTGGGAGCGGATATAGTTAAGGGTTATTATACAGGGGATAAGGAATCGTTCAAGGAAGTCGTTAAATATTGTCCCGTTCCATATATGGTTTTGAGCGGTCCGGCCTCGGATGACCCAGAGGTGCTTTTGAAGGTAGTGAGGGATGCGATGGATTGTGGCGCTGGCGGTGTATCAATGGGGAGGAACATTTGGGAGGCGAAGGAGCCCGTTGCCCTTCTCAGAGCAATAAGCAGGATAGTTCACGATGATGTCTCTGTTGAGACAGCGATGAAGGAATTGAGATAG
- a CDS encoding alpha-glucosidase/alpha-galactosidase, with product MNVKISIVGAGSAVFSLGLIKDICLTPSLEGSTISFMDINEERLNAVYTLCKRYADELGVKLNLEKTLSLKESLEGADFVINSALAAGHDRLKEGWEIAFKYGYRFGGSFHIVHDEAFWINFYQFKLFEQIMENILEICPSAWYLQVANPVLAGITYLSRKYKGAKLVGLCHGFAGIYQIIRLLGLEEEYVNFQILGVNHFVFLSHFTYKGEDAYPLLDKWVEEKAPEYWKTCGFGDMMGPKPVDVYKRLGLYPIGDTATPGGGTWPWWYHLNDEMERSWKEDPKNWYEGYFIGGRQRVEEMIRLAKDESVKISDVYPPRKTGEIIIPIVESIALDIPRVFQVNIANYGPFIEGIPQDFAVEIPALVSKKGIQGIKVDGLPKSIIALILRERVAPVEMELSAYIEGSKEKLLQLILMDPWTKSLEQAEALLEEILSLPYHKEMREHYK from the coding sequence ATGAATGTGAAGATAAGCATCGTCGGAGCAGGAAGCGCTGTTTTCTCCCTCGGGCTAATAAAAGATATATGCTTAACACCGAGCCTTGAAGGAAGCACGATAAGCTTTATGGATATAAACGAGGAGAGATTGAACGCTGTTTACACCCTTTGTAAGAGATATGCCGATGAATTGGGGGTGAAATTGAATCTGGAGAAGACATTGAGCCTCAAGGAGTCGTTAGAAGGAGCGGATTTCGTTATAAATTCCGCCTTAGCGGCGGGGCACGATAGATTGAAGGAAGGTTGGGAGATAGCCTTTAAATACGGCTATAGGTTTGGCGGTAGCTTTCACATCGTTCACGACGAGGCTTTTTGGATTAATTTTTATCAGTTCAAATTATTTGAACAGATTATGGAAAACATTTTGGAGATTTGCCCTTCCGCTTGGTATCTGCAGGTGGCGAATCCCGTTCTCGCTGGCATAACCTATTTATCAAGAAAATATAAAGGCGCAAAGCTTGTAGGGCTCTGCCACGGCTTCGCAGGGATTTATCAGATTATCCGTCTCCTCGGCTTGGAGGAGGAATATGTAAATTTCCAAATCCTCGGTGTCAATCATTTCGTCTTCCTCAGCCACTTCACCTACAAAGGTGAGGATGCCTATCCTCTATTGGATAAGTGGGTTGAGGAGAAAGCGCCCGAATATTGGAAGACCTGTGGGTTCGGCGATATGATGGGTCCCAAGCCGGTAGATGTTTATAAGAGGTTGGGGTTGTATCCCATTGGCGATACCGCAACGCCCGGTGGAGGAACCTGGCCTTGGTGGTATCACCTCAACGACGAAATGGAGAGAAGCTGGAAGGAAGACCCGAAAAATTGGTATGAAGGCTACTTCATAGGAGGAAGGCAAAGGGTTGAGGAGATGATTAGGCTGGCGAAAGACGAATCGGTTAAGATAAGCGATGTCTATCCGCCCAGAAAGACAGGCGAAATCATAATCCCTATCGTTGAATCCATAGCGCTTGATATCCCAAGGGTATTTCAGGTGAATATAGCGAACTATGGACCATTCATTGAGGGGATACCGCAGGACTTCGCAGTGGAGATTCCCGCTTTGGTTTCAAAGAAAGGAATTCAGGGAATAAAGGTTGATGGGCTTCCAAAATCCATAATCGCCCTCATCCTGAGGGAAAGGGTGGCTCCCGTTGAGATGGAGCTATCCGCCTACATTGAGGGCAGCAAGGAGAAGCTCCTTCAGCTAATCCTTATGGACCCATGGACGAAAAGCCTTGAGCAAGCAGAAGCCCTCTTGGAGGAGATTCTCTCCCTTCCCTATCATAAGGAGATGAGGGAACACTATAAATGA
- a CDS encoding DUF362 domain-containing protein has product MKISRREFLKKLGQAGLAALGAKVILEESFSAQPSYPNLVVVKGRDAEKMLEKALNELGGIKRFVKRGSTVVLKPNAAFAQPPKVGANTHPEVLQAMIRLCKKAGAKKIIVAEHFLAPPDVALKVNGLGAVAEKENVEFLILHDRKLYRRVDIPKGKVLKSDEVAQCVLDADVFINMPVAKVHGGSILTLGMKNLMGTNWDRGYWHRADLHRCIADYSTRVKPHLIVLDAITLMLTNGPGGPGDLKQLNTLVVGTDPVAVDSYGASLFDMNGRDIPHIRYAYEYGLGQIDLKKLKIKYLTV; this is encoded by the coding sequence ATGAAGATTTCTCGTAGAGAATTCCTGAAAAAGCTTGGTCAGGCTGGTCTAGCAGCTTTAGGAGCGAAGGTGATTTTGGAGGAAAGCTTTTCCGCCCAGCCATCCTATCCTAATCTTGTGGTTGTAAAGGGAAGAGATGCGGAGAAAATGTTGGAAAAAGCCCTAAATGAACTGGGAGGGATTAAAAGATTTGTTAAGAGAGGCTCCACCGTCGTCCTGAAACCCAACGCCGCCTTCGCACAACCTCCAAAGGTCGGAGCGAATACCCATCCTGAGGTCCTCCAAGCAATGATAAGGCTTTGCAAGAAGGCGGGAGCGAAGAAGATAATAGTCGCTGAGCACTTCCTGGCTCCACCTGATGTTGCCTTGAAGGTCAATGGCCTAGGAGCAGTTGCCGAAAAAGAGAATGTTGAATTTCTCATTCTCCACGACCGCAAACTCTATAGAAGGGTTGATATCCCGAAGGGGAAAGTCCTCAAATCCGACGAGGTCGCACAATGTGTCCTTGATGCAGATGTCTTCATCAATATGCCAGTCGCGAAAGTCCACGGTGGCTCCATCCTCACCCTGGGAATGAAGAATCTTATGGGAACGAATTGGGATAGAGGCTATTGGCATAGAGCTGACCTCCATCGCTGTATAGCCGATTACTCCACCCGTGTTAAGCCCCATCTGATTGTCCTTGATGCCATCACCCTTATGCTCACGAACGGTCCCGGTGGACCGGGCGACCTCAAGCAATTGAATACCCTCGTCGTTGGAACGGACCCAGTCGCTGTTGATTCCTATGGCGCCTCTCTATTTGACATGAACGGGAGAGACATCCCCCATATCAGATATGCCTATGAATATGGTCTAGGACAGATAGACTTGAAGAAACTGAAAATAAAATATCTGACTGTTTAA